GAATAAATTTCATGCAAATATTTTCAGCTATTTTTTTAGAGAAactatacaaaaaaaactacaactacaaaatattgttttccaggtcagttcagtttgtttctgaCGTTAGCGTCTCAGTCAGTCTATGATCTCAAACGTGTCCTCACATCTTCTTCGCCCGTTTCTTGGGTCTCTGGTTGAAGACGGGCGAGGTCCCCATCAAGGAGTCTGGCGAATGCGAAGCGTAGCTGCCGTCTGACACCGCGCCCCCGGGAGAGGGCGCCATGGCTCCTCCTGACTCGCTCATGGTCGACATGGGACCCCCATCCTCGAACACATCTCCGCCCAGCACgctgtggtgatggtggtggtggtgatggtgatggtggccGGAGCCCTGGCCCTCCTCGCCATCCTGAGGCTCCATTTTTACTGGCCACAGTGGCGAGTTGTTGGCCCCGCCTCCTCCTTATGAGAGAGGAACACAAGTTCAGCAAGTCCAAATCCACTGagtataaagtgtgtgtttcaggctaTTTCTGTTCTCACCTGATGTGTGAGGAGAATGGTCACCATCCAGGCCTGAAGCTAGCCTCTCACCGTGGGCCCCGAGGACTCCCATGGGCAGAGCTTGGTCCCCGGAGGCCAGGTCGGCCTCGGGCTCCTCGCTAACAGGGAAGGAGATGTCACTCATGGGCTCCTCCTTGATCCTCAGGGGTTTGGAGTCCTCAAGAGCCTTCTCTGGGTTCACAAGTCGTTCGTATTCCTCCGACAGATCCTTACTCACCTGGAAGAGGAGAATCTTTTATTAGTCCCATTTTACAGGTGAAACCTCGAGGACAAAGGAGTGTAAGAACCGAGCCTGGATGATCTATTATTTCAATTCATCGTCATTTGTTATAGAATATATTTTACAGATGACACAAAATGATCCGACAGATTGTGAAAACAATGGTCCGTTTTTCAGCTCATCACTTGCATATCTTTAGAAATCATGTTGGCAGGGAAGACGGTGAATCTctcggtttgttttttttgtctcgcttCCAAGCAGCTTGCACACAAATTGCCATACGGTGCATTGTTCTCGCTTGTACACAGTTCTTTACGCTTTCCGTGATGATTCAGCAATGCTGTGGTGAAGCTTTCACTGAAAAACGTTTTTTCAGACTCGCTGTTTTTTTCTAACTAATGGTTCAgtctacaaaatgtcaaaataaaccCGTTGTTGGCAATCTATATGTGTTCTTTGTATTGAgtgaatgttgttgttgcttcttGTGTGCACAGGAGGGCATTAGCAggtaatgacagcagtcatgtAGCAGGTAAACAGCTGCGGGGAATAACGACTGTACTTGTGCATCTGTGCCCGTCTTTGTCCTGTCATACAGTATTtgttagttgttgttttctttctttcagctcaTCTTTCATTAAGCGCACACAGCTTTTGTAGCCATTTTCTAATCTGAATATGTAATATAAGTGTCACTGCTCGATGGAAATGCCTTCAAATGACCTCAAGTGATGGAGAACAACAGTGAAAAACGTCATAATTTCCCAGACCCTGTGGTAACGTCTCTTTTGGGAAACTGGTCACTGGTGgtggtagtttttttttctgtttttaaccatGGTATAAGCAATATGCCAACATCTAAAATGTCTGACAGATTTATATTCAGTTAATATTGTCAAATAGCAGAACAGTTATGACCCGCTCAAACCTCACCTGCAGCATGTAGCTGTGATAGTCCTTGATCCGCACTTGCCAGAAGCGCTGCAGGGCCAGCACGCTGCCGATGCCCACCTCGTGGAACACTTGTTCAACCACGTCCGGGAAGGGACTGGCTCCGAGACGAGCCTCCCGGTCCACCGCTACCCGCAGCAGATGGGTGACGCGCAAGTAATGCTCATGGACCAGGTCCGTCAGAGTCTCCAGCACGCTTTCCTGGGCCGACTCAAAGCCGGCATGGGCCAAGACTGTCGCCACTGACTGGTAGAGGAGCTGCCTGCAGGAGGGCCAACTCAGCTCTGTGACAGGCTCGCCTTTACCCCTTATGATGGAAGAACCAgatgaaaggaaataaatgaagctaaaaattattttgattatatctgtaaaatgtttgataACACATAATATCTAATCTGTGACAGGCCTACAAGTTAGATGCTTTACTTACACTAAAGAAATGAGTGTATCATCTTGACGCAGATGAACTTACTTATAGAAGTCACTTTCAGGGTCACTGTGGCGGAGCTGGAAGGGCTGCCGCGGGGCTTTGCTGTCCACAGGTAGCAGATCATCTGGCATGACAGGCGGGGTGGGAGGACGCAGGGGCAGGTTGGTATCAGCCTCCTCCAGCCTGCTGCCACCTTCGGAGGATGCTGAGCTTTGACCCTGAGCCTGGGCTTGGGCCGCTGCCAAGAGACCACGGAGGCGGCGGGTATGCTGACACAGCTGGACTGTGTGGATAGTGAGGCTGCAGGGCTCCGAGGGGATGTCAAGCATTGTGGTGGGCCGAGGACGCTGGGCTGAGGGCTGGTGCAGGGGAGGGTCCTGCATCTCCACCGAGCGAAACTCACGCTGGAGTAAATCAAAAGAGCTGCGACTGGGGGGAGCTCCTGCAGGTCCGGGGATCTCTCCCCAGTAACGCATCATGATGAGTGATGAAGGGGACAAAGGGGAGTCCAAACTCGCACTGAATATCTGGAAGGTGGAGAAGAAGTTGGAGTTGAGTCAGATTTGTGGAGGTCAATGGGAAACTTCCTTCAAACTgttcagggttcccacacctttttcatgaacaaattcaagcacttttcaggcaccttcaagcaccagtttttccatttttccagcacctttaaataggtagcctactagttgtgtttgccatgatggtcatgggaagcgcagcggtgccactgtatggcataataatatgggtctaattagcattatttcatatggtggtagattgactgttttgatttttaactaattgtgaattggcttgtattctcagcttgtgagcggtgtattgtctaactaccatagcgcaataacagtgacaaatagacatcacacagatttcaagcattttcaagcacttcacaaaaaattcaagcattttcacaaccttgaaaacactgaattgaaattcaagcattttcaaggaattcaagcacccgtgggaaccctgacaGTTAGACTTTTGCAAAGAAACCAAATATCAGTCAAAACCACGacaattattaataataacacagtGACACGCGTGCACTACTCAGACAATTTAAGACCCGTGTGAGAATGTACTGAAAACCAATCACTGCCACACTGTAAAGAAAATATTAGTAATTATAATCTAAGATCACTGCATTTAAATATGCGCACACAGTGTATAAGACAGTGACTAAAACCGTATTGGAAACAGGTATGTGtagtttatgtatgtatgtatgtatgaaggGCAGATTGCAGTAACTCGGACAAGCTCTGGAGTCCAGGTGTAAACATGAGCATGTGTGAGCTGGACATCAAAACAACCCAGCATGTCAGCTTGATACAAAGCTAAAGCTAAGCTACGTGTACGGAAGCTACAAGTTTGTCGAGCCGGTTAAACCATGTGtaagtttaaaaagttaaactgTTACTCACGTTGCACAGAGATGGATGAAATGTGTGACAGTGGCTGGAGTCCACAGCCCGTGGATCAGCGGAGGAAGCTGCACAGGACAGTCAGGAACTACACTGTCTCGTCCTTGTTGGAAAAAAACACCCCGGGTGGACACATTAGTTCCGCTCTAAACCGTTTATTTCGACCGTTATAAAATGATAAACTCTTGTGTAGTTGTcaatttaaaatttattttttcccccaacaacattttatatttttctgtggTATATTCTTTATTAGCTGTTTCGtagaaaaggttaaaaaataaataaaaaattaaaaacccGGGCAAAATTCACAGTCACACCAAATAAACATGGCCGCCTCCCCGCCGTCGGAcgtgtgtgtgaaaaacacgGACGAAGAAATGAATAATGTCACGGACACGGACGAGGGCTCGGCCACGGAGAGTGGACGTGGACACGAGAGTGAGGACGTGCGGAAAACGGAACCAGAAACAGAGGACACGTTTAAGAAACCGACTCTCTTCGCGGCGCCTTCACTCACCAGcaaacgcagcagcagcagcgtcgcTCCGTCCAAAACAGCCGAAACTAAACCTGCGACAGAAAACAGCGACgctgagacagaaaacactACCACGGAGGATTGTTCCGGACCTGTGGATGCAAACAAACCCGACGAGAAGCGACAAGAAGCGGACAAAAAGGTCGTTAGAGACAAACATGCGGCTCCTGTCAAACACAGGGTGCTCCCTCCTAAAGGGCCCCCGGCTGGTAAGTTCCCCCCTCTCCCGTACTCGGAGCCACCCTGGGGCGGCAACGCTCCGGATGTCGACTACGCTTTGGAAATCCTTAAAAACGGCACCATAGTGGACACGGTGCCGCTCACGCACAGAAGTTACTTCGTGGTCGGGAGGTTACCTGTGTGTGACGTCACTCTGGAGCATCCCTCCATCTCCAGGTACCACGCAGTGATCCAGTACCGGGGACAGGCTGGAGAGGGGGAGTCCGTGGGAGAGGAGAGCGGCTTTTACGTCCACGACCTGGGCAGCACGCACGGCACCGTGGTGAACAAGAACAAGATCCCGCCAAAGACTTACATCAGACTGCGCGTGGGACATGTTTTAAAGTTTGGTGGGAGCACGAGGCTTTTTATCCTGCAGGTAAATGGTGTTTATGCTGCCTCACACCACCTGGTGCATATAAGAACTgaggattatatatatataggcagGGCaggtcctagctatgggcaatgtgggcggccgcccagggcgcattctccgtggggggcgcacgaacgcccgggggggttcgcccagggcgcaaatgtggccaggaccggcgctgtatATAGGAATAtttacagcaaacaaacaaaaaacaaaaagaaccagaCAAGAACTCACCAAATGTGCATAAATCAGGATCGAGactcatgaaacaaaacatctcaATCTATTGAAATAATCCCTGAGATCACTTTGTGCATCTGTGGCAGAAATATTAATACAAGTTATTTATCAAGAAAAAGTGCAGCCGGTTCCAGCTTgtcaaatgaaaacagttttaaattgaatatcttcAACGTATGAATACAtgggtggtgcagtggtttCTGTGTGGACTCTGCGTGTGCTCCCCATGTCTACATGGCTTCTCTCcggtactccggcttcctccctacagtccaaagacattggtgactctaaattgtccgtaggtgtgaatggttgtttgtctctgtgtgccctgtgatgaactgcagaCTTGTgtatccagggtgtaccccacctaGAGATGTGCGATATATCGCCAAAAACATTCCCCACAgtaagaatatgtcatcccacgataaaaataaaaaaattcccATTGATGGCGTATGTATGTGTGCCACACACTCGCAGTGAGGAGCTCTTCCCTCATGCTCCGGCCgtcaatcagacactcagatcggtcaaacctccacagacagcctgaaatgtctctgaagcagaaactgtccaggtggattcacggactaaactctgataatctacctttgtgtgttctcactttgtttatttcatgtacgaagaagtttaa
This DNA window, taken from Larimichthys crocea isolate SSNF chromosome XXIV, L_crocea_2.0, whole genome shotgun sequence, encodes the following:
- the supt7l gene encoding STAGA complex 65 subunit gamma, which encodes MMRYWGEIPGPAGAPPSRSSFDLLQREFRSVEMQDPPLHQPSAQRPRPTTMLDIPSEPCSLTIHTVQLCQHTRRLRGLLAAAQAQAQGQSSASSEGGSRLEEADTNLPLRPPTPPVMPDDLLPVDSKAPRQPFQLRHSDPESDFYKGKGEPVTELSWPSCRQLLYQSVATVLAHAGFESAQESVLETLTDLVHEHYLRVTHLLRVAVDREARLGASPFPDVVEQVFHEVGIGSVLALQRFWQVRIKDYHSYMLQVSKDLSEEYERLVNPEKALEDSKPLRIKEEPMSDISFPVSEEPEADLASGDQALPMGVLGAHGERLASGLDGDHSPHTSGGGGANNSPLWPVKMEPQDGEEGQGSGHHHHHHHHHHHSVLGGDVFEDGGPMSTMSESGGAMAPSPGGAVSDGSYASHSPDSLMGTSPVFNQRPKKRAKKM